Proteins from a genomic interval of Chloroflexota bacterium:
- a CDS encoding ribonuclease HII — protein MPTKPTWSAERLLWKQGYLRVAGVDEVGRGPLAGPVVAAAVVFPRSFNPRRLPGLRDSKQLTAAARERLAPQVRRLAEGVGLGSASPAEIDALGIVGATVTAMSRAIRELPAGPDHLLVDALALEYDGLHCRAIVHGDALCCSIAAASIVAKVARDALMDELDALYPGYGLSRHKGYPTPEHLSVLERLGPTPLHRRSFAPVRRLLEAEVA, from the coding sequence ATGCCCACCAAGCCAACTTGGTCAGCCGAACGTCTCCTCTGGAAGCAGGGCTACCTGCGCGTAGCAGGCGTCGACGAGGTCGGGCGCGGCCCCCTCGCTGGCCCCGTCGTAGCCGCAGCCGTCGTCTTCCCGAGGTCCTTCAACCCACGGAGACTCCCCGGCCTGCGCGACTCCAAGCAGCTCACCGCCGCAGCCCGCGAGCGTCTCGCTCCGCAGGTTCGCCGCCTCGCAGAGGGAGTGGGCCTCGGCAGCGCGAGCCCTGCGGAGATCGACGCCCTCGGCATAGTTGGGGCCACGGTAACAGCCATGTCCCGCGCCATCAGAGAGCTGCCGGCGGGCCCGGACCACCTCCTCGTCGACGCCCTCGCCCTTGAGTATGACGGCCTTCACTGCCGCGCCATCGTCCATGGCGACGCGCTCTGCTGCTCCATAGCCGCCGCCTCCATCGTAGCCAAAGTCGCCCGCGACGCCCTTATGGACGAGCTGGACGCCCTCTACCCCGGCTACGGCCTCTCCCGGCACAAGGGCTACCCAACGCCGGAGCACCTCTCGGTGTTGGAGCGCCTCGGCCCGACGCCCCTCCACCGGCGCAGCTTCGCACCCGTACGGCGGCTGCTGGAGGCCGAAGTTGCCTAG
- a CDS encoding YraN family protein, producing MPSSRTKLGTAGEGIARRHLEELGYELREANYRCRWGEVDLVMEYEGAVVFVEVRTKRSTAFGTPEESVTATKRRRLTATAYTYLQEHDLDVPFQIDLVAITVNARGEVARVTHLENVVTEDMTVD from the coding sequence TTGCCTAGCAGCCGTACAAAGCTGGGGACAGCCGGCGAGGGCATCGCGCGCCGTCACCTTGAGGAGCTTGGCTACGAGCTGCGGGAGGCCAATTACCGATGCCGTTGGGGAGAGGTCGACCTGGTGATGGAATATGAGGGTGCCGTCGTCTTTGTGGAGGTGCGCACCAAGCGCAGTACCGCCTTCGGCACGCCTGAGGAGTCCGTCACCGCGACCAAGCGCCGCCGCCTGACCGCCACCGCCTACACCTACCTGCAGGAGCATGATCTCGACGTGCCCTTCCAGATTGATCTGGTCGCCATCACGGTCAACGCGCGAGGAGAGGTGGCGCGTGTCACCCACTTGGAGAACGTGGTCACGGAGGACATGACAGTCGACTGA
- a CDS encoding DinB family protein, producing the protein MNAIDFVEMAATQSRNATLSLVSNLNREQLTWRAGPEANPVGFLIWHVFRTEDRYVRLLTGQEETYTADGWNAVWKLPETITGERAALTTGNSWTSDEVGEFDVPPLEDLLAYGEKVRSRAMDMVRGIDPGTLEDVPNSERPEWVKATYLRSMITHEFGHQQQMDYIVGLQKAAAGA; encoded by the coding sequence ATGAACGCCATAGATTTCGTGGAAATGGCCGCGACCCAGTCGCGGAACGCAACCCTCTCCCTCGTGTCCAACCTCAACCGCGAGCAGCTAACCTGGCGCGCCGGCCCGGAGGCCAACCCCGTCGGCTTCCTCATCTGGCACGTCTTCCGCACCGAGGACCGCTACGTGCGCCTGCTTACCGGCCAGGAGGAGACCTACACCGCCGACGGCTGGAACGCCGTCTGGAAGCTGCCGGAAACCATCACCGGCGAGCGCGCCGCCCTCACGACGGGCAACAGCTGGACGTCCGACGAGGTAGGCGAGTTCGACGTGCCCCCGCTGGAGGATCTGCTGGCCTACGGCGAGAAGGTGCGCAGCCGAGCCATGGACATGGTCCGCGGCATCGACCCTGGCACCTTGGAAGACGTCCCCAATTCAGAGCGCCCTGAGTGGGTCAAGGCAACCTACCTGCGCTCCATGATCACCCATGAGTTCGGCCACCAGCAGCAGATGGACTACATAGTGGGGCTGCAGAAGGCAGCGGCCGGCGCATAG
- the mnmA gene encoding tRNA 2-thiouridine(34) synthase MnmA translates to MPAPPRRFGAATGARHYVINAEREFRSAVIDHFLAEYERGRTPHPCIACNDMIKFSFLLDRALAMDADAIATGHYARAQRDADGTVRLLKAVDPSKDQSYVLFGLRQDQLRRLLLPVGDYAKSELRDLAREAGLGVADKPDSQDICFIPAGDYRQFLTLHREATPGEIVNVDGEVIGAHQGVDRYTVGQRRGIGIASDAPLYVVRLEPKARRVVVGPESALYAPGLVAEGVNWVKGTPPDDPVEATVKIRYKAAESPAIVEPTERGANVWFSDPQRAVTPGQAAVFYAGDELLGGGFIAGPLARGADDPSQPALTPA, encoded by the coding sequence ATGCCAGCCCCCCCCCGCCGCTTCGGCGCTGCCACCGGCGCCCGCCATTATGTCATCAACGCCGAGCGCGAGTTCCGCTCCGCCGTCATCGACCACTTCCTCGCCGAGTACGAGCGGGGCCGCACGCCCCACCCCTGCATCGCCTGCAATGACATGATCAAGTTCAGCTTCCTCCTCGACCGCGCCCTCGCCATGGACGCGGACGCCATCGCCACCGGCCACTACGCCCGGGCGCAACGCGACGCCGACGGGACCGTGCGGTTACTCAAGGCCGTTGACCCCTCCAAGGACCAGTCCTACGTCCTCTTCGGCCTGCGTCAGGATCAGCTCCGGCGCCTGCTGCTCCCCGTAGGCGACTACGCCAAGTCGGAGTTGCGCGATCTTGCGCGGGAGGCCGGCCTCGGCGTCGCCGACAAGCCCGACAGCCAGGACATCTGCTTCATCCCAGCCGGCGACTACCGCCAGTTCCTCACCTTGCACCGCGAGGCAACACCCGGCGAGATCGTGAACGTGGATGGCGAGGTCATCGGCGCGCACCAGGGCGTCGACCGCTACACCGTCGGCCAGCGCCGTGGCATCGGCATCGCCAGCGACGCGCCGCTCTACGTCGTGCGCCTGGAGCCGAAGGCGCGCAGGGTCGTCGTCGGCCCTGAGTCCGCCCTCTACGCCCCCGGCCTCGTCGCTGAGGGCGTCAACTGGGTGAAGGGCACGCCGCCCGACGACCCGGTGGAGGCCACGGTCAAGATCCGCTACAAGGCCGCCGAGTCGCCCGCCATAGTCGAGCCCACGGAGAGAGGCGCAAACGTCTGGTTTTCCGACCCCCAGCGTGCAGTCACGCCCGGCCAGGCTGCGGTATTCTACGCGGGGGACGAGCTGCTGGGTGGCGGATTCATTGCCGGGCCCTTGGCGCGCGGCGCAGATGACCCCTCGCAGCCCGCCCTTACACCAGCGTAA